ACTTCTGACCCGGCAACGTCACTCATGATCTTCTCAGAGGAACTCACCAGCTGCACGTAGTTGATTGTCTTGTCTCTAAAACGTTCCAGTGCTGCGATGGCGTCTTTGTGAACAGGGAAAGCCACACCCTGCAgagtctgctgcttggtgtccACGCTGATGTCTGTCTGCACCTgaacacaccacagacacacacagtcatacataCCAGACGCACATGAGTATGACTTagcaaataattaatttgtcttaacagattaaaaagtgaTTTCTTTATTAATGTACATATTTCTGCAGTAACATGCTCACTAGAGAAAAGCTGGTATACAGTTCTCAGGTTATTATGTTCAAAACACTGGGGATGTTATATATGTACAgtttataaacatatataaacaaacactgtatgcacacaaacacatgaaagcaCATCATGTTGACACTAAGGCTCCGGATAATCTTCATTAATTATCCGCAGGGGCTGAAGGTGAGAACCGAGTCAGAGGCTCTCGACATTCTCCGGACTAAGTTTTTCCTGCCAGTGAGCCCATGTCAGGAGAATTCACCGTGTGGCTGCATTGGTAACGTTTGTAATATGTAATGAACACAAAACTAGAGAGAAGAACAAACCGTGTATGAGGCCGAGGTGTCATACACGTAGGACACACAGAATCGAGAGCTTAGGGTGATGCAACACCCCTGACTTAGACTATCTCCTGCTTCGTCATATGTGAACGAGTTTaattctgaaaacagcttgagtCGCCATTCTGACTATTCTTAGCTATGGGTAGAACAAATCTTTTCCACgggtcaaaaaacccactaatgcctgctaacatctggctttgtcTGCAGTGACAGACAAAGattcactcccgggtcaaatTACTCTGCAGTAGACGCAGGTTTTAGTCGGTGCCGGCTCTgatcggcagtgatggaaacacgACTACGAAAGGATCAAACAGATGTTCCATCAAAGCATTAACAAGTATCCACTGATAATTTTGGTTTCCAACACTTGTGAAATACAATAAACATTCTTTATTCCCTGGATCATAAAGTAAAAAGGTTTTACAGGTGCAACAAGCAGTGTGAATGCTGGAGCATGGTGATTACAGATGAGGTGCTTGTATCTGAAGTGACAAGGCACCGCCATGGAAATCACAGAAAACTGGAAATGCTGGGGGGGGATTACACTGATGGATTGCATCTATTTTTAGAGCCCTGTTCCCACAAAATGAAATGCCGTTGAAACATGATTGAGCCTCTGATGCAGCTACCTCGCATACCAAAAAGGATTGTGGGTCTTTTATCCATCTGCTTAGTAGAAAAGGCAGGAAGTCTCCGAGGCACGGCAATGCTTAATATTTCAAAGCCTCTTTTTTCATGCAGGCGGTACAGATTAATGGTATATTATCTTCCTATAACAGCTGGACAAGTTGGACGAGCGCAAACCTCACTTCCTATTTGCTCTGCTGCTTTAAATTGACCACAGGGCCGGCAGGGCCTGCACTCCTCAAAGCACTTCCATATATGGTCAGATAGACAGTTCTTGTTAATGTGGTAGATGGGGAGAGCAGCAATTACAACAGGTTAAGATATGAAAAGGAGTTAATTTATAGCAACAAAGCAGTGAAGTGGGAGAAGTGAAATTTCACCTGCTGCTTTAGCTCTTTATCTGGTGGAGTCTATCTGACGCAGCCCCGCAGTGTAAATACTGCCAGTGTCATTAGCAGCATACAGTGGATATCACATTACTGTGGTTATCCCTGCTACAGACAAAGGCAAAGCACAATGATACAGATCACCTGTGTGCCGTGCAGAATCAATGGAGGGGACTCCAAGCTACAGAGCCATCGCCTTTGCATATATCTCTCTCCCAACATGGAAATATTTGACACTGACGCTCATAGAGCTACTCTTGAAGTATTAGAGTATGGTCTTTTGGGTTCAGAGCAGGACTTGATTTCACGTACAGATTTTGTGATGTTCTCGCTCAAAATCATGTGCTCACACTCAAATAGGATTCTGCTTTGATTTCCTGTGACTCATCCTCATCCCTTGCCCTCACGCTGCTTCTGTGCACATGCGAAACGTCTGCTCTCAAAAATGTTTCTTCTGCTCTGATTCTCTTTTGTCTGTCAAAATTCTCAAACTAATACAATGCCAGGTCTAGTGTTGAGAAATGGAATTGTCCCACTCCCGTTTTGATAACTTTTGCTGTTGGTTCTGTTCGCATAAAAtagaggggggaaaaagaaacAGGGTAGTGTATATTCAATTTTAAAAGTTACTAGCAACAGTTTTTTCATAACGTAAAAATCTTAAAATAGTCAGGTATCCTCATTTTTCTTCAAGCACACTGACGGGAAGTCGGTGTAAACCATTGAGTGAACACAGCTGAAGTTACTGCCCGTAGAAGACTCTCAAAAATGTAAAAGCTAACACACCCATAATGAGGGCAGAAAAtttgcaggaaaaaaaattacaagagcagcagaaaaaaagcAACAGCAGAGGAGAAACGTGAGAGCAGGAAATATAAGCACAAGAAGAGAGTGTTTGGTGCGAATGAAGGGTTTCGAGTGAGAGCATTACAAAAACCGAAAGtcaaatcaataagtcctgctctcaaactgagagCTGTTCAAAAAAATTAAGTATTTAACCACTTTGTTGCTCAAGTTGAAAAATGTTGTAACTACTGTAAGCAAGACATTTTATGGCGTTAGTAGAGCAAGCTGTTCCAGCATAATACATTCATCCAGGCCAACATCCTGCTGTTCTAACGCATCAGCATCTTTGCACAGAGTTGATACTGCCAGACAAGCATATGTACACTTGCACTGCTGCTGACCTTCAGCTTGTTTGGGAGGATGCATACTATTGCTGAGCCAGCTTCATTTGATACTCAACATTGTTTCTGGTGGGGATCTAATGCTCACACACAGGAGCTGTGATCAGGAGGAATACTGCTATGAGCTGAAGTAAACTGAGGAGTCATTGTGAAAGGATGACGTAGTGACATCCCTTTTCAGAACTGAAAGTAAGAACAAGCTAAAAATACACCCACTTCAGAGCTGTATAACAGGTATTAGTATCTGTATCCACAGGCAATGTGAAGTACACCATTCCCCAAATGCAGATGAGCAACAAATGAGACGAgtatgtgtgttttgcatgtcTATGTGTAAATTTACCTCGTTAAGTTTAATCCGTCTcagttcctcctctgctgccgtGAGAGGCAAGGGCGCTGCCTGTGAGATCAGATATTTCCTGTATCCACTGAGATTCATTTCATCCTGGGGACCAAAGAAATTGCACAATAATTCACTTTCTATAGAACTTTGCAGAGTATAAATAGCAGTTCCAGCTTTATTACATACAACACCATCTTAAAAACAAGGGATAAAGCAATATGTTAAATATGTTGACAGAGGATGCATTTCTAATATGTAGTGGGAGTTTGTTCTTAATCATTAATTTCAGAAGCAGTATCACCGTAATTTATTGCAGTTTTTGTGTGGCACGTTCAGCAAGGCAGCACTAGGCGACCTCAGTAAGCAGAAAGGAACATAATCTACTGGACAGTCTGAAAAAAAAGATCGTGCCAGGTTGTTTGGGGCTTTAAAAACAAGTAAGAGAATTTAATAAAAAGAGAATCTATCCTCAGCGTTACTGGCCACCAGCTCATACTGGTGTGATATATCCTCTTTTCCTGGTGAAGTAGCACCAATGAgtcatgtttttttgggggggggtaaACCAGTATAGAAGGCATTACCATAATCTAGGCCTGAGAGTAGGGGTCAGCATGGGTCAGTTTCATAGCATCCTCTAGAGAGAGGTTGGATCGGACTCTTGCAATGTTTCTAAAGGCTATTTTTTGTTGTCAAGGATGTCAATCACAAGTGACACAGCAATAAACACTTCCCATTAACTGAAGGTCAAGTTGTTAAAATAAAACCTCCGATGCTTCTGAGTGAAGCTCGAGTGCAGTAAGGAACTCTGACCAACCTTCATGGTTCCAAAAATCTCATCCTTGATGTGGCCGCCTCCAAACTCCTTCTTCAGTGTGGCTCTCGTAGCAGCGTATAACATTTTATGTCGCACCTTgaagaaaatagagaaaattattgttatttcaaCTTTAATTTTGCTTAGTTGTTTCTAAACCGATACAGGATGTAAAAGGTAGTAATCATGTTACTTTATAAGCCCGAATGTAACTGAAATTGTGCATCATGTTGCTTATGTTGCAAGGTGATTAAAGGTGACCCGGGTTTTCGTGTTAATAGATATGTTGTTGTTGACGTTGTGTTAAGCaaatgggttaaaaaaaaaaaaatctccctgGTGATACAAAAGTCAAATTCTTGATTGTTTGGAAAACTGCATTTTTCTGGGgcgacagacacaaaaatgaaaaagaaaaagaaaacaaagatctCCTAGTGTGAAAGCAGTGTCACAAACAAAGATGTCTACGGTGTCGCGGTGCtgtaaacaaatttacattatCTACGCAACGGAGTTAATaaatcacttcctgcctctgtctgctcgcctgaataatgcggagGAACACACAAAATCAATTCAGCCTAAGCAGCAGCGTTCTGTGGTTGTGTAATAATTTTGCAACTTCCAGACAAGCCTCAACATGAATCACTGTGCTTTGAGCTGCAGGGCAGGAATGTGGAGCTCAGCTATGTCTTTAAGAAAGTTTGAGTGCTCCAATATCCAGCATGGTATTTATTTAGGTTTCCATTTGTCATGGCTGTTTTGAATGGCTGTGACTCTCCACCACATGTGGTTCATCAAGTTTCACTGAAACCAAATGACGATTGACTGATGAGCCATTGTACGAGGCAAGAACACAAGGgatgcaaaacacacatttgaataACAGGGAACCACATGCTGTGTCACTTAAAAGCACTATGAGTGGGAATATAGAGGCTTCATCTACTGTCCAGCATTTTAGTTTTGCATCAGAAATAATCTACCTTCATTTCCACGCACGTACAGTATATCACATggacatttacacacactaGTCATGCATGTGCTCGTGCAAAACGGGAAGCAAATAGTTCACGGTGCAACGGGTTGCATTGTTCCAGAAAATAGCGGCTAAAAGAAGAACcagggatttattttcttaGACAAATGACAAGGTTGAACACTTCACATTTAATTTCCATGTGAAATTTTCCTCTGTTTGTAAAGTCATGATTGTCGAGTAGTGTCTGTCtatgtcattgtttccaaaagTCTCTGTTTAAGGGACTCAAAAACTGAGGAATGTGGACACCAGTCATTAACATAGCAAAAGTGAAGTGTTTTAAATCTAACATGTATAAGTGTTAGAGATGAGAAATTACGGGTTAGCGACATGTTATATGGGAAACCCCACAATTGGCCccatatttagattttaagaGGTCTGGTACTGGTGCCAGCGTGTATCCAGTTTTTTCTCCTAACACGAACACAAAGAGTTGCTGCCTTGATGTGGTAAACCCCACCCGTCTGGTCCttggagcagaggagggaaaatACCATGTAGCGTGGACAGCTATTCATTAAAGCCAGCGGTTTTCTTACGATGGATTGGTCTGGTGACCAGGCCAGGAAGATCCACTCGTAGCCCTGGTTGTTAGTGGAGTCCAGCCGGTAGACAACATAGCAGGGCACATCGTCCTCGAGGAGCGGCAGCACTATGGAATCATACTCCTGGTCCCATTTCTTTGACGCTTTCCTGGTGGCGCCCAAAGTCAGCTGCTCTGAAAGTCCATGTGtgaaaaataatgtatttgagTACAGCGTGTATTTGTTGGTCGTgtaaaaattcaaaataaagcGGCAGTTTGGAAGAAGTATGTGTTGAGAGTTTTCTTGGCAGAGGAAGCTgtaaacaacctgcaggactcggGGACACTGCTTACCATCCTCAATGACGATCTTTAAGGCCCGGTATTGGTCTCCAGTCTTGGCACTGGCAAAGATATCTTTCACATCATTACCCgctgggaaaaaaacacacaggaggaaATCAGTCTCCTTTTTGAATTGGACGATTGACAATTTTACCATTTTAAGCCCTGGATTATACATTTCCATCTGAAAGCTTCATGAATCATAAAAACCTGTGGAAACCACCAGATGTTAGACATTACAAAAAGAACATACAGTTATCCTCACATATCATTTTTAATGACATATTGTCCATAATCATGTATCTCTTGTGTTTTGCAGACTGTTCCTACATCTAGACAATGACAACAAATACTCTAAATTCCTATTTGTGATAACGAGAATACACAAACCTACAATTATTGGTTTTCAATGATTCACTCAGGAACACTTAACTAATCCAGATGTGCCTGAAGGCGGGCTGACAACCTTTGACCCCAAGCCCAGGCCTAACAAAACCTGTCTCCAACTAACATTCAACCcagcatttaaatgtttttttaaatactcaTGTTTCTAAGATTCTCTATTAACTATTTTAATTAATATCtaaatttattttgtattatcatATTGCATTCACATTTTGAACTGATGTCTTTTTTATCTTATGCGAGGATCTTTGAATTGCCTTGCTGTTGAAATGTGTCATACAAACAATAAACTAGCCTTGCCTTGCATGTgattcatgtttcttttttagatAAATGTTTCCTagcacacaaacaggaaggTCAAATATTAGACACCAACATTTTCGCACAATGTAAGGTAACTCaggataaatatttatttacactctTTCAGTGATCTAAAGACTTCTATGAGAGTAAAGTGAGTAATCTGGACACAAGTCTCAACACATGATATAATATTCAAACTCATATGACGGGTTAATTACTGGTAAAAACACATGTAGCACAGGGTTAATACGCATATTTACAATCACTGCATCCTCCTGCATTTTAATTATTGTCTGAGTTAACTTTCACTTGGTTCGACCTCTGAATCAAACGGCataatgtgtgtgtaataacagtgcatgtgtctgtggggCTCCTGTCGGTTCTGTGACATTGTGTCCCATCATGCAGAAAGCCATCTGTACAACAACACGGGGGACAGGGCTACCCTCACGTCAAAGTGAACACCGGCCGcagtttgtttaaataaaggCGTCGCCCTTCCATTCAGAGGCTAAACTAACCTTCCACTGTTCGAGCTTCGTGTGGAGAATACAACCCCtcacagcacagagaggaaacaatggCTGTGATTCCTGCGTGTGACTACTGACTCAGAGATAATGTCTCCCAGTCCAGAGAAGTGACCAGACAGACACATCACGGCGGCTCTCGGCTAGCTAGGAGTGGCTAGCTAACTTCGGGCTAGCTCTCCTCTCGCTGCAATGGATTGTTGCAGGTGCTAAAGCTCGCCCGGGGTTCGCACGCTCGCGCACTGAATAAGAGAAAAAGccacacgcacacgcagacCGAGTCGCGTGAGGGCAGAGACACGCGCGTACCTTGAATGCCCGTCTGATGTGACATTGTGCCGTTCGTCGGGTGAAGAGCTGCTGATGTCGCTGATCAGGAGAAACCAgggcagagaagcaggaagtggaCTACACAGACAAGAGCCGCCCCCCCGCTCTGACGTCAGCGAACTCCAAATCACATGTCACACTGTTGTCTAAACTTAATCCAAGTTTTTACCTATATAATCAATActaaataactttattaaacGTCTCCTGTATACGTTAGCATAATGAATGTAGGGGTTAAGGCTTCTGCTCTCCCtcaatggaagtcaatgcaaactCCTAATATGGACAACTGTAcaaatttgtgtttgttgtccaTATTAGGAtatcatgtgttttttaaataacacatgaTATCCTAATATACAATTGGAATCATTTTACATGATGCTGTTAGAGTGGTGGATGGTTTCCTGAGCTCTGTTTGAATAACAACTCCCACAACCATCACCACttcattattattactaattACTAACCACCACTACTACTATTGATATTTATattaccactactactactactactactactactattaccaCAAtcactactactaatactactactattactgctactactactgcaCCCAAACTACTCGCATTACTGTTAGGCCTTATACCATAACCTGCTGCAGTTGCCACACTACTGTTGATAGGACTAttatttaaataacatttataaaCTAATGTTCAAACACGTATGGTAACGTGGGCAAAGAAACGTAGAcctatatgtataaatatgaatttgtaGGGACAAAGAAAGTCAAGaggtattttgtattttctgattTTAATGTAGGTCTGTGATCAGTGTTAACAGATTTCCGCCTCTCGTGGCAGCAGATCCTATaagcaggggcgtttctaggattgaaagaaagggggggctcagcccctaaggatgctgaatgtgaatgtgccaattggggctgcggatatccatgtttcatacagttcatagattgttAGTGAAGTGTAGGCACAGGTGATTTTAGAGACTACAGTCGAGCAAGTATGGAGATTAGAGTACAGCTGAAGGCAAATCACATTAAGTGAGAGCACAAGTTTCACAGACAGCGgagatttacagttaaaactaGAAGGGCATTCGGTGGAgcgcacctccgccaaggcccatcagtccccttaatttcaatcaagctgctacaCTCACTCTTAGATATAAGTTCCATAAATGTGCCAGATCTTTTTTCTTCAAGATCGCTCccttggaaaatggtgaaagtgttgaaaaacgtagaatctcaaaatgttacaGGAAGATCCAAATATAATGGCTTCTTCTATGACTCAAACCAAATGGTTCCACCAAGTTCCCTGCAAATCTGTTGGGTTGttcttgtgttattttccttacaaacaaacagacaggggtgaaaacatgacctctgacctcggcaGAGGTAACAATGGCAGACACATCGATGGATTGCCTTTACTCATCCCTGATTGGTTGTCCAAACTTTGTGACTATGCCAAACACAtcactgtttttgtgttgtttctgacattttggcAAGATATGTGGCTATTTCAGTTATGTCCATTACAGATTGACCAATCGTCAAACCAGGATACGTCTGAAAAGcctcaatctcagactgtttctgttgcttctctcatcttctctccccttttctttttctctctatcaACCTCTGTCCTAGAGTtgccccctccctcgctctctctgactcctgaCACCAGACAGATGTTCAGTGGGGAGTGTTTCACTCTGCAGTGCCTCACATCTCAGACTAACTCCTCAGGGTGGAAGCTGGTTCATTTCTCTCCTGACCTAAAAGCAGGGACCTCAAACCTCATCGTTCACTATTCACCGCCAGGAGCAGCATGAGCCCTTACAATTCTGAAGCATTTGTGTTCACTGCTGCCAGTGGAACCAGTCGAGTGTACTGGTGTGAGGGTGCCAGGGGCCGCAGCAAAGCAGTCAACATTACAGTAAGCTGTGAGTCTTGTGTAACAGAGAAGTTTCAGGACAAACCCAGGAAGAAACCACCGACTTCTGTGTAGCACTGATGATTAAATAGGACTGTATACAAAGGTAACataaaagaagtaggagttcaatcttgccttctatttttctcccacagatggcgacatcattctgaagacccaagcctcccctgtgtttacagGTGaagatgtcaccttgtgttgtcggtatcagagcggcaaacacaaacaaaccagcttctttaaaaacggagcattgattgactcagttcgtccggttcagaccgagtcataaagatgactcttaagaatgtgacacgggaagatgaaggcttctacaggtgtgcatcccacgacagacagctgcagagtccagagagctggttatcagtgagaccggacagaCGTCAGCTGAATACCaactttgatgaacagcatcaaagttggtattttgataggagacctctgattggctgttgattgctttaaatactgttaaagtttaagacagttgctattgcactctgaccttgactgaggtaagtcatgtctcactctctctctgtatttacccagcatgctaaccaatacaattcaggctcattattcaagtttgaaattaaaccactgtataatatgaagcttctgctgttacatgttgataatgtgctgttttctgttgcttttatgacaaatgtgaaaatattttctgctgcttatcttaatgagtgatatgtgttaacgtaatGCTAAGTAGCATTaggtcgccgaggccaggcagagcgaggcattgtggacaaaacacctgtagcaccaggatattttcacatttcacatcttattctaccaaagaatgtgatttttgtaacattgggaagattaaccttggtgtttaacaatggcttggtgccatggtgattgatgagggaagttttatttcaaaaaagaatccctctctattgggtctaatgttatttcagagaaaacttttctcgaaggagcatcaacttgcataacttgctcacactgtcccatttttttactatcacaaatttcaaatatatctatgtgtccggcaaagtcttggaattctcaggatgtctttatttcacagataggacttatagtttctgaatactagttgtttgagtggtgcactcagagtttagatttctctcttcccagtgaggagagaacaggtgcattcagttgagtttccatggcaaccagatacacacgtagcaggaggggagtctctctctctctctctctctctctctctctctctctctctctctctctccctctctctctctctcgcacgcTTAAACCAggcagtctgtctctctccctctctctccttctctctgcgtgtgtctatctgtgtcagttgttttatattgaatgtttgatagatcaaattcacctaaatcttacacactatttcatcctgtcacctgcagacaaaagccatttGACTTCAAGATCCAGACAAGAACAGAAACTTCTTCTGAAAATAGTGCATCCACTgttccaacagcttcttcaaaagatagatctactctctgtggtaaaccatggagaaaccagatattccgaagatcctcaatgacgaactcctcacagcctacaggaagattaatgctcttaaggatgaggtgtggcagctggaaaaccagcttcaagacagagatgatttcataaagatggcggtggagaaggagaaggagaaagagaaagagaagga
Above is a genomic segment from Pleuronectes platessa chromosome 7, fPlePla1.1, whole genome shotgun sequence containing:
- the twf1a gene encoding twinfilin-1a; translated protein: MSHQTGIQAGNDVKDIFASAKTGDQYRALKIVIEDEQLTLGATRKASKKWDQEYDSIVLPLLEDDVPCYVVYRLDSTNNQGYEWIFLAWSPDQSIVRHKMLYAATRATLKKEFGGGHIKDEIFGTMKDEMNLSGYRKYLISQAAPLPLTAAEEELRRIKLNEVQTDISVDTKQQTLQGVAFPVHKDAIAALERFRDKTINYVQLQVDAEQELIRLSSTDPTELKDLPMRIPKESARYHFFLYKHSHEGDYLESTVFIYSMPGYKCSIRERMLYSSCKNPLVDMVENKMQIEIEKKLEIDNGDELTSDFLYEEVHPKQHAHKQAFAKPKGPAGKKGFRRITRPPGDGKEDD